Part of the Sandaracinaceae bacterium genome, CCAGAGCACCACGTCTCCCGCTCCCACCTCGCGCTCGAACGCGCGCAGCGTGGCGACGTCACCGAAGTGACGCGTGCCCCTGAACGACGCCCGCTCGAGCGGCGTCTGGTGCCAGAGCGCGCGGAGGTCTTCTCTCGTCGCCGACCAGCCCGGAAACGCGTAGTAGAGGGTCGCCCCGTGCACCCAAAGGACGAGCGCGAAGAAGGGCGCGGCGATGCGACGTCGGCTCGCCAGCCAGCCGATCATCAGCGCGAGCAGCCCCGCCGCCACCGGCGCTCCGAACCGCCCCCACCACAGCGGCGGAGTCCCCGCGGCGAGCAGCAGCGTGGCAGCGAGCAGCCACCACGCCTCCCTCCTCACCTTCCGTCTGAGTCCTTGGCTCCACGCCCACACCAGGTCGACACAGCCCGCGAGCAACCACAGCACGAAGAGCCAGGGCAGGACGTGCCCGTAGCCGTGGGGTCGCACATCGGGGTGGTAGAGGTCCTCGTAGGGTGGCCCGAAGACGTGGCCCGCCCAGGTCAGCGGCTCCGGGTTGGAGATGGTCTTGCCGGCCGGGCCTTCCCAGTGGATGCCGAGGGTCTCGCTCTCGTAGTCGGCGGGCCAGAGCGGGTTGTCGTGTCGCTCCCAGTTGCGCCAGTAGGTCGGGGCCCCGATCGCCGCGATCACGAGGACGCCGCCGACCAGCGCGCCCACACGACGCAACGTCCCCTCTCGTCTCCAGGAGGCGCCGACGCGGAGGATCCCGATCAGCCCGAGGACCGGCGCGAAGACCAGGCCCGTGCCTTTGGACGCCGCGAGCATCGCGACCGCGAGCGCGGCCAGCCAGATGTCGCGCGCCTCCACGCGCGATCGCGTCACGTAGGCCAGCGCGGCCACCCCCAGGAACGTCGGCGGCACGTCCACGTAGCTGCTGCGGAGCTGCAGCGCCATCGCCGGGATGGTCACGAGGGCGCACGCCCCGAGGATCTGGCCCCGTCTCCAGGGCGCCACGTTCGCGATGAGGGCCGCGCACGCCACCGCCAGCCATGGCCACGCGAGCGTGGGCGCGATCTCGAGCAGCCGGTCGTCGCTGAGCACCACGAAGAACGCGGCCAGCGTCTCCGAGAGGCGCGCGTAGCCGTTGACCAGCAGGTGAGCGCGCGGGAGCGACACCGGGGCGAACCCCTGGTTCTGGATCGTGTAGCCCGTGATCGTGTCGTGGTACCAGACGCTGTCCCAGCCGCTCGACGGCACGAGCCAGGAGAGGGCCGTGGTGTAGAGCCAGATCCACGCGACCAGGAGCACCGCCGCGCCCGTGAGCCAGGCTCTCTCCCGGAGGGCCCACCTCAACAGATGCACGGGCGCGGTCACCGCGACGGCGGCGTCCTTCACGGCGAGCCGCGCGCGCGCCCTCGACATCCGCGTCGCGGCCCCGAGCACGGTCAGCGAGAGCGCGGCCGAGACGCCCGCCACCCACTCCGCGGTGAAGAGGTCGAGCCAGCCGAGCGCCCAGGGAGGCACGGCGAGGAGCGCCCAGAAGCAGACGCCGACGTCGAGCCAGCGCAGCTCGCTCGGCCGCGCGACGCCCAGCCGACCGCACGCGCTCGCGGCCGTCAGCGCGAGCCCGGCGAGGCCAACGGGGGCGAAAGGCGCGAGCGACTCCAGCGCGGCATCCATCTCGAAGCGCAGCCTCTACCACGCGAGCAGAGGGCCACAAAGCCGGCGCGTCCCTACGGCGCGCGTCCCGGGTCGCCGTGGTGCCGACGCGCGAGGGCCAGGATGTCGTCGCGGAAGCGAGCCGCCTTCTCCTCGGACATGTAGCCCTTGGCCGTCATGTCGATGCCGGCCGCGAGCCGCTCGAGCCGGTCGGCCTCGATGCGCTCGGGCGCGTCGCCGCGCTGCACGATGCGGATGCGTCGGCGCACGTAGTCCTCCGCGGCGATCCCCATGTAGTTCGTCGCGATCGCGAGGATCTCGTCGTAGAGCGAGCGGGCCATGGCCTACTCCTGGGTCGCGGAGTCTTCGTCTCCGCCCTCCTCCGCCTCGAGGGAGTCGTCGTCCATCTCCGATTCGGGCCGCGCGTGCTCGCGGAAGAACTTGATGGCCGCGACCATGCGCTCGAAGCTGTCCGCCAGCTCCCCGATCTCGTCTCGCGAGCGGATGTCGAGCCGCACGTCGAAGTCGCCGCGGCTGAGCCGATCGGTCGCCTCCCGGAGCTGACGCAGCGGGCGCACGACCTGGCGCGCCACGAGCATTGCGCCGATCACGGCGAGCACGAGGATCACCAGCGCCACCTGCAGCGTGCGCCAGCGCGCCTGCGCGGAGTCGCGCATGGCCTCGTCCTCGTCCATCTTGACCACCAGGCCCCACTCCAGCGACGGGATCGGGCGCCACGCGGCCAGCGTCTCGTCGCCGCGATAGTCCACGCGCTCGCCACGGCCGAGCTGCCCGCGCGCCGCGAGCGTGACCGGCATCTGCTCCACCTCCGCCAGCGGGAAGCGCCGCAGGATCGCGTCCGGCTGCGAGCGGGTCGGCGCCATCAAGACCAGCTCCTCCCCGATCATCCGTCCGACCACCGTCTCTCCGGTGTCTCCGAGCCCGCTGACGTCGTTGATGAGCCCGAAGAGCTGAGCGAGGTTGAGGCGCGCCGCGAGCACGCCGGTCTCCACCGCGTTCTCGTCGCGGATGGGCGTGGCGATCACCATCGTCCAGCGCTCGGTGATGGGCGACATGAACACCGGCTGGACGTAGGTCGCACGGCGCCCCTGCTGGAAGTACTCGATCGACTCGGCGGTGCGCCCCTCGTGCTCCGAATAGGTCGAGGATCGCACGCGACCCTGCCCGTCGATCACGAGCAGCTCCTCGAAGTCCGCCTGGTCCCAGAGGATCAGGCCCAGGCTGCGACGGAGCTCCGCGCGCGCGGTCTCCAGGGCTTCCGTCCGCCTCGCGACCGCCGGCGGCTCGGGCTCGGCGGGCTCCTCCAGCGGCGCCTCCTCGACCTGCGGGATCTCCTCCGCGCGCTCCGCCGCCTCGATCTCGTCCCGCTCGTCGAGCTGGCCCGCGTCCTGGAGCTCCGGGAGCGGCTCGCTCGGCTCGGCCGGGGCCTGCGTGGCGTCCGCCAGCTCTCGCTCGGCCTCGAGGAGCCGCGAGAGCCGGGGCGCCATGAGGGTCGCGATGCGCTCGACGTCGCGGCGCCGGTTGGCCATGGACTGGTCGATCGCCGACGCCTTCGCCGACGCGAGGCCGTCGAGCGAGGCGAGCCGCTGCGCGCGCTGGCTCTCGGCGATCGCGGTCAGCTGCCACCACGCGAGCGCGCCGACCGGCATCACCGAGAAGGCGGCGAGCAGCACGAAGAGCTTCACCGCGATCCCGGGGCTCCGTCTGCCGTCAGCCATGCGTCCTCCAAGGCGTGGGTCTCTTCGCCCACGCGTTCACCTCGACACCGATCGAGTCCGGAGGGCCCACGTGGATCGGCTCGATCCGAGCGAGCGCCTCGCGAGGAGAGGTCGGGGCCTCCGCCAGCGCCGGGTCCTCGACAAAGGTGGCCCCGCCCGCTCGCCACACGGCCTCCATCCCGCGCGCGCCGTCGTCGCTGCTCCCGGTCAGGAGCGCGGCCGCGAGCCTCCGCCCCCACGCCCTCGCCGCGCTGTGGAAGAGGACGTCGATCGAGGGCCGCGCGAACCGCTCCGACGCGTCGAGCGACAGCTTCACGCGGTCTTCCTGCACGAGGAGGTGGTAGTCGGCCGGCGCCAGCAGCACGGCGCCGCGCGCGAGGGGCGCCGCGTCCATCGCCTCCTCGACCTCGCGCCCGGAGCGCTGCGCGAGGATGCGCGCGAGCTGCCCGTTGGAGTCCGGGCTCCGGTGCTGCACGATCACCACGGCCAGATCCAGCGCCGCGTCGAGGCCTCGGATCACGACGGGGACGGCGTCGAGCCCGCCGAGCGAGGCGCCGACGACGAGGAGCTTGGTCGCCGCGCTCACGACCGCCTCCGATAGAGGCTGAGCCCCTCGTCGATCGGCTCGAACCGGTCGACGACCCGGCTGTATCGCAGGGACTCCTTGGTCCCGAGGCCGAGCACGCCCTTGCGGACGAGACTCTCGTGCATGAGGCCGTGCACCCGGTCACGCAGCGGCTCGTCGAAGTAGATGAGGACGTTGCGGCAAAGGATCAGGTGGAACTCGTTGAAGGACGCGTCCGAGACCAGGTTGTGCTGCGAGAAGACGACGTTCTCGCGCAGCTCGCGCCGCATGATCGCGTGCTGCTCGTCCGTCGTGTAATAGCTCGAGAAGTCTCGCTCGCCGCCGCTCGCGATGTAGTTCCGGGTGTAGTCGCGCATGGCGCGGAGCGGGAAGACGCCGCGGCCCGCGCGGTCCAGCAGGCTGTCCGAGAGATCCGTGGCGTAGATCCGCGCGCGGCGACCGAGCCCCGCCTCGTGCAGCAGGATGGCGACCGAGTAGACCTCCTCGCCGGTCGCGCAGCCAGCCACCCACACGCGCACGAAGGCGTGCGTACGAAGGAGCGGCACGACGCGCGCGCGCAGCGCGGTGTAGAAGGCCGGATCGCGGAACATCGCGCTGACGTGCACGCTGATGGTCGCGATGAAGCGCTGCATCGCCGCCTCGCTCCGCAGCACCGTGCTCTGCAGCTCGCTGATGGTGCGGAGCCCCTCGCGCTCGATGGCG contains:
- a CDS encoding HAMP domain-containing protein, with amino-acid sequence MADGRRSPGIAVKLFVLLAAFSVMPVGALAWWQLTAIAESQRAQRLASLDGLASAKASAIDQSMANRRRDVERIATLMAPRLSRLLEAERELADATQAPAEPSEPLPELQDAGQLDERDEIEAAERAEEIPQVEEAPLEEPAEPEPPAVARRTEALETARAELRRSLGLILWDQADFEELLVIDGQGRVRSSTYSEHEGRTAESIEYFQQGRRATYVQPVFMSPITERWTMVIATPIRDENAVETGVLAARLNLAQLFGLINDVSGLGDTGETVVGRMIGEELVLMAPTRSQPDAILRRFPLAEVEQMPVTLAARGQLGRGERVDYRGDETLAAWRPIPSLEWGLVVKMDEDEAMRDSAQARWRTLQVALVILVLAVIGAMLVARQVVRPLRQLREATDRLSRGDFDVRLDIRSRDEIGELADSFERMVAAIKFFREHARPESEMDDDSLEAEEGGDEDSATQE
- a CDS encoding chemotaxis protein CheB, yielding MSAATKLLVVGASLGGLDAVPVVIRGLDAALDLAVVIVQHRSPDSNGQLARILAQRSGREVEEAMDAAPLARGAVLLAPADYHLLVQEDRVKLSLDASERFARPSIDVLFHSAARAWGRRLAAALLTGSSDDGARGMEAVWRAGGATFVEDPALAEAPTSPREALARIEPIHVGPPDSIGVEVNAWAKRPTPWRTHG
- a CDS encoding protein-glutamate O-methyltransferase CheR, with the protein product MAVPLTRATLAPPSVEDVELDLLLAGIVRRWGFDFRGYARASLRRRVARAIEREGLRTISELQSTVLRSEAAMQRFIATISVHVSAMFRDPAFYTALRARVVPLLRTHAFVRVWVAGCATGEEVYSVAILLHEAGLGRRARIYATDLSDSLLDRAGRGVFPLRAMRDYTRNYIASGGERDFSSYYTTDEQHAIMRRELRENVVFSQHNLVSDASFNEFHLILCRNVLIYFDEPLRDRVHGLMHESLVRKGVLGLGTKESLRYSRVVDRFEPIDEGLSLYRRRS